The Saccharothrix violaceirubra genome segment GTAGTTGCCGAACTTGCGGCCGTGCGTGGACGTGTGCACGACCCCGCTGTCGAAGCCGTTGATCTGGTGCAGGCCCTGGAACGCCTTGCCCCACCGCGCGGCCCAGCTCTTGCCCGCCCACGTCGACCGCAGCACGCCCGGCGCGTACAGGCTCAGCCACTCCAGGTCCCGGTTGCCCCAGCGGGCCTCGGTGTTGGCCAGGAACGAGTCGCTCTGCGCGCTGCACCCGGCGAACGACAACCCGGTGGGCGACCCGCGGCCGGTCCAGTAGGTCAGGTCCACGTCGTCGACGTAGAGCTGGTCCCAGCCGTACGGGAAGGCCGGGTCCTTGAAGTCCCGCTCCCACGCGTTGGTGTCGCGCCACTTGAACTGCACCGGGATGCCCCGGCCGGTGAACTCCGCGTCGAACCGGTTGTTGTTGAGGTTGGTCAGCGGCAGGCCCGCGCACCAGCCCGTACCCTCGTCGCCCACGTCCACGCGCGGGATCGACGCCGTGCCGAACGACGCCTCGCGGGGCGGCGGGGTCGGGTCGGGCTGGGGCAGGGACGCGGACGGGTTCGCGGGCACGGTGACCGCCTGCGCGGACGGCGTGTCGGCGACCTCGGCCAGGCACCGCACGGACGGCTCCAGCCGGTCGACCTTCTCGTCCAGCGCGGGCGAGTCGTACACGTACGACACCCCGGAAAGCCGCGTGTCCGCACCGAGGACCTTGAGGCACCGCTCGCGGGCGCCCGCCTGGTCGAGCACGGGCACGCTGCCGACCTTGACCAGTTCCCGCGTGCTGTAGGTCAGCGCGGAGACCGCGCCGGAGCCGTCGAACGCGATCCGGATCTTGGCGCCCGCGCCCTCGAGCGGCACGCCGTCGACGCTGAGCGCGAACGACACCGCGGTGTCCAGCGGCGCCGACACGACCGCCTTCCCGTCGGCGTCCACGACTTCCAGGGTGGTCTGCCGCGCGGTGGGCGTGGCGCCGGCGGGCAGCAGGCCGACGCCGCGCAGGGTCTCGGCGGCCTTCTTGATCGCGTCGGCCTCGCCGATCGCACGCAGCCGCTTGATCGCGTCGAGGTCGAGTTTCGTGCCGGTGGTGGCCTGCCCCTCCTCGTCGGCCTGGCCGGTGCCCGCGTCGAGACCGGGGACCCGGAGATAGGTCGCCTCGTCCGCGAACGACACCGAGCCGTCCTCGGCGCGGTGCACGGACTTCAGGCCGAACGCGCGCTGGAGCGCGGTGGCCTGGTCGGCGGTGAGCCCGGTGGAGCGCACCGCGTAGACGGGCAACTCGGCCGCCGCGGCGGCGCCGGGGGCACCGCCGATCACGGTGGCGCCCAGGAGACCCGTGACGGCGAGCCAGGTTCCGGCTCGTCTGCTGGTCGA includes the following:
- a CDS encoding DUF6345 domain-containing protein; its protein translation is MSTSRRAGTWLAVTGLLGATVIGGAPGAAAAAELPVYAVRSTGLTADQATALQRAFGLKSVHRAEDGSVSFADEATYLRVPGLDAGTGQADEEGQATTGTKLDLDAIKRLRAIGEADAIKKAAETLRGVGLLPAGATPTARQTTLEVVDADGKAVVSAPLDTAVSFALSVDGVPLEGAGAKIRIAFDGSGAVSALTYSTRELVKVGSVPVLDQAGARERCLKVLGADTRLSGVSYVYDSPALDEKVDRLEPSVRCLAEVADTPSAQAVTVPANPSASLPQPDPTPPPREASFGTASIPRVDVGDEGTGWCAGLPLTNLNNNRFDAEFTGRGIPVQFKWRDTNAWERDFKDPAFPYGWDQLYVDDVDLTYWTGRGSPTGLSFAGCSAQSDSFLANTEARWGNRDLEWLSLYAPGVLRSTWAGKSWAARWGKAFQGLHQINGFDSGVVHTSTHGRKFGNYLLRTPFLWWNKPLKVRAAWAQASIDTQPSSVVWSTMGPIGSSWIANFDDYFWGKGPVGPDTLPTVGWWRISGTS